The nucleotide sequence CCGTGAGAACGTCGAACAGCTCACGGACTGTCTCCGAAGTGTTCTGGCAGATACTTTCCTGCGTCGGCGGCTGGGTGCAGCCGCTCGGAAATCGTCATCGGCCTTCGACCTCGAAACCTATGTCGAGGCTGTCTTTGCGTTGTATTGCAGCCTGCTTGAGAAGAACGGGAGGTTCGCAGAGTGAAATTCGCCGAATACGACTATCGGGATGTTCAAGGAGCGGATGGCTGCTCGGCGATGGACGGCGTTTGGGACGCCCACTGGCGGGGTCGTCAGGGATTGAAGGGCGATCTCAGCGACGAGCCGCTGTGGCCGACCATCCGCGAACATCTCCGTACGCCGGGACGTCTGTTGGAGGCGGGATGCGGCACGGGGCAGTGGGTGCAGTTCCTGGGGGGTCTCGGACACGATGCGGTCGGGATCGATTACGCACCAAGCGGCCTGGAGGTTGGCCGCGCCCACAATCCGAGTCTGAACCTGATTCAGGCCGACTTCCGCAGCCTTCCGTTTGATGATGGGAGCTTCGACTATGTCGTTTCGTTTGGGGCCGTCGAGCATGACATCGAAGGTCCGGAAGACGCCTTACGGGAGTTCCATCGTGTCCTCAAGCCGGATGGCAAGCTGATGTGCTCGGTGCCGTGCCTGAATCTCTATCGAACGATCGGCTATCCCTTGCTGGCAATCCGCAAGTGGTTGAAATGCCGGACGATGCTGCGTCGCTTGCGCGGCAAGACAGCACCGTTCGTCTTCTATGAATACATCTGGTCCCCGAAAGGGTATCAGACCATTCTGTCTCAATGCGGTTTCAACGTCCTGGCAATGCACGGCTATGGCAACGTCCTCAAGTCCAGGCCCACGCAGTTGCTCGACGCGATCGCCGCAAGAGTCTGGCCCTTGTCGTCGGCACACATGATGATGGCCATCTGTGAGAAGGGGCAGATCGCATGACAAACGCCGAATCGTCCGGCGTCCGTGTTCAGGCCGACCGGGCATATGGTCGCTGTTGTCGGATGAGAATACTCCTACGGAGAGAATGGCCGTCGTGCCTAACAGAATGAGTTGCGGGCTGCGCCTGTCAAGACCTGTCCCTGCGTTATGTCTGGCCATGGGCGGTGTGGGGTTGTTCGTTCTTGGCGTGCTCAGGTCAAGAATCCTGGGACACAAGTCCACCGCGTCGTGGATGCAAGTCGATTGCGACGCCCTCGTCGGTACTTCAGGACAAATGCATGAGATTCTGACGTTCCTGCTTGGCATGAGTGTCTTCGCGGTTGTGTGGATGTTTCTTCTGGGCGTTGTCCTGCTGGATAGACGGAGCCCAGATCTTCGCAGTGGAATCCTGCATGTCACGGGTATTCTCGCCCCCTTCGCTTGGCTGACTGTCCCTGGAGTTCTCCTGTTGTTGAGCGGGGCGCATGGTTTACGGGGAGGTCTCGTGATCGCCGGGGCGATCGTCGTCTGGGTGGTTTCTCGTACGGTTCGACGCTTGGGTGATGTAGAGACTGCTGTGGCCTCTCGGGGACCGAGTATCAGAGATGTTCGCCGCACGTTGTCTGGTTTCTTACTTCTGACGCCACTTGTTGGTGGCATGGCCTTTCTGGCGCACTCGGCTCGCCATACGGATGCCATCGATAATGGGATTCTACCGAAGGCGGCGTATGTATTGAGTTTTGACACCGAGGAGGATTGGTGCCCTCAGGAAGATGCTGCTCGCCGCGGCGACGCCAATCCCGGAAGCGACTATATGGATTCCTATAAGTACATTGCTTCGGGTATGCTGGAGAAACTTGCATCCGGTCTGACGGATCGAAGTATTCCAGCGACCTTCTACTGCACTCCGAACCTCGCTGCAGATCATCCGGATGTCCTCAAGAGGATCGAGGACTTGGGACACGAGGTCGGCGTGCATCTCCATATGCACAACTATCCGTCCTTCTGTGTCAACGGGGATGACGAATTGTCAAGCTATCCTCCGGATACCCAACTGGCGGCCATCATGCAGGCCCGCAGAGACATCGAGGCGGTCCTTGGCCATTCGGTCTACACCTTCCGAAGTGGTCAATGGTCCTGCGATTGCGGGGTGGAACGAGCATGCGTTCAAGCCGGGTTCCAGAGCATCAGCAATCATGAGTCAACCTATCTGCTGCCCTCAGGGATGTGGCAAGTGGCGTCGGCAAAGAACGGTGATGTCCTTGTGGAGCCGCGATTGCTGTGGGTGGCATTGAGAAGGGCCCGTGTTCCTCGGGTGATCCCGCTGTTCTCGCATCCGATGGTTCTGTTTGACCATGCGTTGGATTGCCCGCGAGAAGACAGGCTCGACACGTTCTTTCGAGAATTGGATCGGCTGCGGCGTTTGAATCCGAATCTGCCTTTCATGACTACATCGGCAGCGGTGTCGCTACTGCGATACGAGCAGCCCAGCGCACGAACGAGAGGCATTGTCACAGCAGCAAGTCTCGGGCTGATTGCCTTGTGTGTGTCAACCGCCACAGCCGGTCTGCGGGGAGGACGAATCCAGCCAGTGGAAGGTTGTGAGGAGTTGCCACAGAGGTGATCCAGGACAGAAATAGGCAATCGGTTTCATCGCACAACCCGTTGCAGGTGTGCTTCGTGGCGCACTTCGCGTATGGGGCGCTGGCGGGGGGAGAGCGCGGGCATATTGGCGGGGTGGAGCGGCAGACGTCGTTGATGGCGAAGTGGCTGGCGGGCAGGGGCCATCGGGTCAGCCTCATTACGTGGGACGAGGGGCAGACCGACGGCGAGATTATCGATGGTGTTCAGGTCTTCAAGCTGTGCCGAAAGGATGCGGGTATTCCCGG is from Anaerobaca lacustris and encodes:
- a CDS encoding class I SAM-dependent methyltransferase yields the protein MKFAEYDYRDVQGADGCSAMDGVWDAHWRGRQGLKGDLSDEPLWPTIREHLRTPGRLLEAGCGTGQWVQFLGGLGHDAVGIDYAPSGLEVGRAHNPSLNLIQADFRSLPFDDGSFDYVVSFGAVEHDIEGPEDALREFHRVLKPDGKLMCSVPCLNLYRTIGYPLLAIRKWLKCRTMLRRLRGKTAPFVFYEYIWSPKGYQTILSQCGFNVLAMHGYGNVLKSRPTQLLDAIAARVWPLSSAHMMMAICEKGQIA
- a CDS encoding polysaccharide deacetylase family protein, yielding MAVVPNRMSCGLRLSRPVPALCLAMGGVGLFVLGVLRSRILGHKSTASWMQVDCDALVGTSGQMHEILTFLLGMSVFAVVWMFLLGVVLLDRRSPDLRSGILHVTGILAPFAWLTVPGVLLLLSGAHGLRGGLVIAGAIVVWVVSRTVRRLGDVETAVASRGPSIRDVRRTLSGFLLLTPLVGGMAFLAHSARHTDAIDNGILPKAAYVLSFDTEEDWCPQEDAARRGDANPGSDYMDSYKYIASGMLEKLASGLTDRSIPATFYCTPNLAADHPDVLKRIEDLGHEVGVHLHMHNYPSFCVNGDDELSSYPPDTQLAAIMQARRDIEAVLGHSVYTFRSGQWSCDCGVERACVQAGFQSISNHESTYLLPSGMWQVASAKNGDVLVEPRLLWVALRRARVPRVIPLFSHPMVLFDHALDCPREDRLDTFFRELDRLRRLNPNLPFMTTSAAVSLLRYEQPSARTRGIVTAASLGLIALCVSTATAGLRGGRIQPVEGCEELPQR